A single window of Crassostrea angulata isolate pt1a10 chromosome 8, ASM2561291v2, whole genome shotgun sequence DNA harbors:
- the LOC128160122 gene encoding uncharacterized protein LOC128160122, with product MSQKPKRKAAMMTAEVVPGSSTQVAKEVAKSELLAPQEKKPKVSEKGDSASTKEETEEEMQRYLDDTFEGRRAFVTEEMPTILILREHFPQLFKGRQMLAEFQRITGLDIDHLIQEYCVKYASTVISLGRQTPGSGGLLKQAESVRQQNLALKQYWDMVTALCLIPLLLKENLVEMVREVGPEEEVDPRGKIVPILISKGSIFKSDEFVLIIEEEVVQEFEEFTIALGTLFSAYWVFNMQYPRTLNHTYNFIQKAILHLRDGTPFPPLCKQLVQKIQKACSQGKSAT from the coding sequence ATGTCACAAAAACCAAAGCGTAAAGCGGCCATGATGACTGCGGAGGTTGTCCCAGGATCCTCCACTCAAGTTGCGAAGGAAGTCGCAAAGTCAGAGCTACTAGCCCCGCAGGAGAAAAAGCCAAAAGTCTCCGAAAAAGGTGACTCGGCCTCCACAAAGGAAGAGACGGAAGAAGAGATGCAAAGGTACTTGGACGACACGTTCGAAGGCAGGCGTGCGTTTGTGACGGAGGAAATGCCAACCATTTTAATTCTCCGAGAACATTTCCCACAGCTGTTTAAAGGGAGACAAATGTTGGCAGAGTTCCAGAGAATCACGGGGCTGGACATCGATCACCTGATACAAGAGTACTGCGTGAAGTACGCGTCCACTGTAATCAGCCTGGGGCGACAGACTCCGGGCTCTGGGGGTCTACTCAAACAGGCCGAGTCGGTCAGACAACAGAATCTCGCCCTGAAGCAGTACTGGGACATGGTGACCGCTCTGTGCCTGATTCCCCTGCTACTGAAGGAGAACCTGGTGGAGATGGTGAGGGAAGTCGGGCCGGAGGAAGAGGTGGACCCCCGGGGGAAAATTGTCCCCATCCTCATCTCCAAGGGCTCGATATTCAAGAGTGACGAGTTTGTGCTGATCATCGAGGAAGAAGTGGTGCAAGAGTTTGAGGAGTTTACGATCGCGCTGGGTACGCTGTTTTCGGCATACTGGGTGTTTAACATGCAGTACCCCCGGACTTTGAACCACACGTATAATTTCATACAGAAGGCCATTTTACACCTGAGGGATGGCACACCGTTTCCTCCGCTTTGTAAACAGTTGGTGCAGAAGATACAAAAGGCTTGTTCCCAGGGGAAATCAGCCACGTAG